The following are encoded together in the Gordonia insulae genome:
- a CDS encoding MDR family MFS transporter, giving the protein MSDPAVPSDPAPADDRLSRENLVVIGVLLVASFVVILNETVMSIAIPVLQRDLGVPPSVGQWLTTAFMLTMAVVIPLTGFLIQRAGTRTLFVFAMSAFTAGTVIAFAAPGFEVLLGARVIQAIGTAIMLPLLMTTIMTVVPEHRRGVMMGNISVVIAVAPALGPTVSGFILDHFGWRWIFGFVAPIALAALIVGGVLIRPVGERIKSPIDYVSVPLAILGFGGLVYGLAGIGESAEDGSGVPVWIPFTVGVLALAAFIGRQLALQRHDRALLDLRVFRSGQFSLAMGAMVVAMGTMLGTFIVVPYFAQTVLQLDPLTTGLLTLPGGLIMGLAGPIVGRIYDLRGPRILAVPGAIIVSAAVWMLVFVSPSTSVWWLLGANAMLCLGLAATFTPLMTLGLGSVEPRLYSHGSAVLGTFQQVAGAAGTALFITVMTVVSTADQDAGVAETEAISHGVQRVFTVAGFLSFALIVIVLFLRRPDADERQEIPAPVAAETRADASDVDLREPDPV; this is encoded by the coding sequence GTGTCCGATCCCGCTGTGCCGTCCGATCCCGCACCCGCCGACGACCGATTGTCGCGCGAGAACCTGGTCGTCATCGGTGTCTTGCTGGTCGCCTCGTTCGTCGTCATCCTCAACGAGACCGTCATGAGCATCGCCATCCCGGTGCTCCAGCGCGATCTCGGCGTCCCGCCGAGTGTGGGTCAGTGGCTGACCACCGCATTCATGCTCACGATGGCGGTCGTCATCCCACTGACCGGTTTCCTCATCCAGCGGGCGGGCACCCGCACGCTGTTCGTGTTCGCCATGTCGGCGTTCACCGCCGGCACGGTGATCGCTTTCGCCGCACCCGGATTCGAGGTGCTGCTCGGTGCGCGGGTGATCCAGGCGATCGGTACCGCGATCATGCTGCCGCTGCTGATGACCACCATCATGACGGTGGTTCCCGAACACCGCCGCGGCGTGATGATGGGCAACATCTCGGTCGTCATCGCGGTGGCACCCGCGCTCGGCCCGACGGTGTCCGGGTTTATCCTCGATCACTTCGGCTGGCGATGGATCTTCGGCTTCGTCGCCCCGATCGCCCTTGCCGCACTGATCGTCGGGGGTGTGTTGATCCGGCCGGTCGGGGAGCGGATCAAATCCCCGATCGACTATGTGTCGGTGCCGTTGGCGATTCTCGGATTCGGGGGACTGGTCTACGGGCTCGCCGGGATCGGCGAGTCCGCCGAGGACGGTTCGGGTGTGCCCGTGTGGATTCCGTTCACCGTCGGCGTGCTCGCCCTGGCTGCGTTCATCGGCCGACAACTGGCGCTGCAACGACACGACCGTGCGTTGCTCGATCTCCGGGTCTTCCGGTCGGGGCAGTTCTCCCTCGCGATGGGTGCGATGGTGGTCGCGATGGGGACCATGCTCGGCACCTTCATCGTGGTGCCGTACTTCGCCCAGACGGTGCTCCAGCTGGACCCGCTCACGACCGGACTGCTCACTCTTCCCGGCGGTCTCATCATGGGTCTGGCCGGTCCCATCGTCGGCAGGATCTATGACCTGCGCGGCCCGCGGATCCTGGCCGTCCCGGGCGCGATCATCGTCAGCGCCGCGGTGTGGATGCTGGTGTTCGTCAGCCCGTCGACGTCGGTGTGGTGGCTGCTCGGGGCGAACGCCATGCTGTGCCTCGGTCTGGCCGCGACGTTCACGCCGTTGATGACGCTGGGGCTCGGGTCCGTCGAACCCCGCCTGTACTCGCACGGCTCCGCAGTGCTGGGCACCTTCCAGCAGGTCGCGGGCGCCGCGGGCACGGCCCTGTTCATCACGGTGATGACCGTGGTCTCGACCGCCGACCAGGACGCCGGTGTCGCCGAGACCGAGGCCATCAGCCACGGTGTCCAGCGCGTCTTCACGGTCGCCGGTTTCCTCAGCTTCGCGCTGATCGTCATCGTCCTGTTCCTGCGACGCCCGGACGCCGACGAGAGGCAGGAGATCCCCGCACCGGTCGCCGCCGAGACACGAGCGGATGCGTCGGACGTCGATCTCCGGGAGCCGGATCCGGTCTGA
- a CDS encoding Bax inhibitor-1/YccA family protein: MRESSNPVMRGVVRDNQTGYAGFGAGAAAAGQGAMWGQQGQQTDPYTQAPPVSRQLTIDDVVTKTAMTLGVLTISAIITYFAISSRATEAAQTSLAMPLMLVGALGGLGLVLVATFGRKQDNPAIVLAYALFEGLFVGSISFVFANMVVAGDTSAGALIGQAVLGTFGVFFGMLLVYKVGAIRVTPRFTRMLFAGMIGVIVLMLGNLVIGLFNGGEGFGLRNGGPLAIIFSLVCIALAAFSFLLDFDAADRLIRAGAPERAAWGVALGLTVTLVWLYVEILRLLSYFNSD; the protein is encoded by the coding sequence GTGCGAGAGAGCAGCAATCCGGTTATGCGCGGTGTCGTCCGCGATAACCAGACCGGCTACGCCGGTTTCGGCGCCGGAGCGGCCGCCGCCGGTCAGGGTGCCATGTGGGGTCAGCAGGGGCAGCAGACCGATCCGTACACCCAGGCCCCACCGGTCAGCCGTCAGCTGACGATCGACGACGTGGTCACCAAGACCGCCATGACGCTCGGCGTGCTGACCATCTCGGCGATCATCACCTACTTCGCGATCAGCAGTCGGGCGACCGAGGCTGCTCAGACGAGCCTGGCGATGCCGCTGATGTTGGTCGGCGCCCTCGGTGGACTGGGCCTGGTGCTGGTCGCCACGTTCGGTCGCAAGCAGGACAATCCCGCGATCGTGCTCGCCTACGCCCTCTTCGAGGGTCTGTTCGTCGGCTCCATCTCGTTCGTCTTCGCGAACATGGTGGTCGCCGGGGACACGTCGGCAGGCGCACTGATCGGGCAGGCCGTCCTGGGTACCTTCGGCGTGTTCTTCGGCATGCTGCTCGTGTACAAGGTCGGCGCCATCCGCGTCACGCCTCGCTTCACCCGGATGCTCTTCGCGGGCATGATCGGCGTGATCGTGCTGATGCTCGGCAACCTCGTCATCGGTCTGTTCAATGGTGGCGAAGGCTTCGGACTCCGCAACGGTGGTCCGCTGGCGATCATCTTCTCGCTCGTCTGCATCGCCCTGGCCGCGTTCAGCTTCCTGCTCGACTTCGACGCCGCGGACCGGCTCATCCGGGCCGGAGCGCCCGAGCGCGCCGCGTGGGGTGTGGCTCTCGGCCTCACCGTCACCCTGGTCTGGCTGTACGTCGAGATCCTGCGTCTGCTGAGCTACTTCAACTCCGACTAG
- a CDS encoding TetR/AcrR family transcriptional regulator: MSSTTRRTRSPRGSGELLAEEIIEAANALLLEHGDDAAVSVRAVAARVGVTPPSIYLHFADKDAMLDAVCARYFEQLDGVMAEVSAGIDDPLERALQQGLGYVRFAVTTPVLYRIAFRQSGPDGPSKVDEVLATSAFNRMSATVAELAAEGFFPDSDVTEVLLEFWAAAHGVASLMLAKPGLPWGDDLALAESLMRSVCLGRATRDLLGARHDAGDVRAWLREQRTTRP, translated from the coding sequence GTGTCGAGCACGACGAGACGGACCAGGTCGCCCCGCGGTTCCGGTGAGCTGCTGGCCGAGGAGATCATCGAGGCGGCCAACGCCTTGCTGCTCGAGCACGGTGACGATGCCGCGGTGTCGGTACGCGCGGTCGCCGCGCGGGTCGGTGTGACCCCGCCGTCGATCTACCTCCACTTCGCCGACAAGGACGCGATGCTCGACGCGGTGTGCGCGCGATACTTCGAGCAGCTCGACGGCGTGATGGCCGAGGTGTCGGCCGGGATCGACGATCCACTCGAGCGGGCACTCCAGCAGGGATTGGGTTACGTCCGGTTCGCCGTGACCACGCCGGTGCTCTATCGCATCGCGTTCCGGCAGTCGGGCCCCGACGGCCCGTCCAAGGTGGACGAGGTGCTCGCGACGTCGGCGTTCAACCGGATGTCGGCGACGGTGGCCGAACTCGCCGCAGAGGGCTTCTTCCCGGATTCGGACGTCACCGAGGTGCTGCTCGAGTTCTGGGCGGCGGCACACGGCGTCGCCTCGCTGATGTTGGCCAAACCGGGTCTGCCCTGGGGTGATGACCTCGCTCTCGCCGAATCTCTGATGCGTTCGGTGTGCCTGGGCCGCGCGACGCGCGACCTCCTCGGTGCGCGCCACGACGCCGGCGATGTGCGGGCGTGGCTGCGCGAACAGCGCACGACGCGGCCGTGA
- a CDS encoding MMPL family transporter — protein sequence MPARLTRFILKMPRAVLGVAFLVLILAGLYGATAAQHLLAGGYSDPGSESSRADRVLEETFDRGGLQVVVKLDGPAGMNMATDPTAREVGTGIVGELETVDHVQRPILSVWQNPDLAPALVSEDSSSALIVLTLAGGEDDAPAYAQQIDERFTGERQGISVRVGGQGLVFSQVNAQTTKDLAVAEGIAIPISFVVLIVVFGGLVAAALPVVIGIVAIVGTFALLRLIAEFTDVSIFALNLTTALGLALAIDYTLLIVTRYREEVTGGAPRPAAIATTMATAGRTVAFSAVTVALSLAALAIFPMYFLRSFAYAGVGVVIVASLAALVLTPAILMVLGPRVDALDVRRPLRRIFRRPTPAPRAVEETRWYRLVQFVLRHALPVALVVTTLLLVLGAPFLGIRFGFPDDRVLPPTASSHAIQQEIRDDFAQNMSASVTVVASGLPDGPTLAGYTAALSEVEQVDSASSSAGTFVDGRQVGPGDPANTRGTTSLISVSTDLEPMRDEGLAQLDRMRAVAVPAGVGVLFTGLAATNQDTVNAIYDHLPWVLTMIALATFVLLFLFTGSVVLPLKALVLNVLSLSATFGAMVWFFQDGHLGGLGTTATGYLVATIPVLMFCIAFGLSMDYEVFLLGRIREEWLDSDGSREGSDHAVAVGIARTGRVVTAAALLMSIVFAGIAASEVSFMRMFGVGLTLAVLMDATLIRMLLVPAFMRLAGRANWWAPGPLRRLHDRIGLSESISTRPSVPAPAGTSVDEESRVEHDETDQVAPRFR from the coding sequence ATGCCGGCGAGACTGACCAGATTCATCCTGAAGATGCCCCGGGCGGTGCTGGGTGTCGCGTTTCTCGTGCTGATCCTGGCCGGGCTCTACGGCGCCACTGCCGCGCAGCACCTGCTCGCCGGTGGCTACAGCGACCCCGGATCGGAGTCCTCACGGGCCGACCGCGTCCTCGAGGAGACCTTCGACCGAGGTGGACTGCAGGTGGTGGTGAAGCTCGACGGACCCGCCGGGATGAACATGGCCACCGACCCGACGGCGCGGGAGGTCGGCACCGGCATCGTCGGTGAACTCGAGACCGTCGACCACGTCCAGCGACCCATCCTGTCGGTCTGGCAGAACCCGGACCTGGCGCCGGCGCTGGTCAGCGAGGACTCCTCATCGGCGCTGATCGTGCTGACGCTGGCCGGGGGCGAGGATGACGCACCGGCGTACGCGCAGCAGATCGACGAGCGCTTCACCGGTGAGCGACAGGGGATCTCCGTCCGCGTCGGAGGTCAGGGCCTGGTGTTCAGCCAGGTGAACGCGCAGACGACGAAGGACCTGGCGGTCGCCGAGGGGATCGCGATCCCGATCAGCTTCGTGGTGCTCATCGTCGTGTTCGGTGGTCTGGTGGCGGCTGCTCTACCGGTCGTCATCGGCATCGTCGCCATCGTGGGCACCTTCGCACTGCTGCGCCTCATCGCGGAATTCACCGACGTCTCGATCTTCGCGCTGAACCTCACCACGGCACTGGGATTGGCCCTTGCGATCGACTACACGTTGCTGATCGTGACGCGCTACCGCGAGGAGGTCACGGGCGGCGCCCCCCGTCCCGCCGCGATCGCGACGACCATGGCGACCGCCGGTCGGACGGTGGCGTTCTCGGCGGTCACCGTCGCGTTGTCCCTCGCGGCGCTCGCCATCTTCCCGATGTACTTCCTGCGCTCGTTCGCCTACGCCGGCGTCGGGGTGGTCATCGTGGCATCGCTCGCCGCGCTCGTCCTCACACCGGCGATCCTGATGGTCCTGGGACCGCGCGTGGACGCGCTCGATGTCCGTCGTCCCCTGCGCAGGATCTTCCGCCGACCAACGCCGGCGCCGCGTGCCGTCGAGGAGACCCGCTGGTATCGGTTGGTGCAGTTCGTCCTCCGGCACGCGCTGCCGGTGGCCCTGGTGGTGACGACCCTGCTCCTCGTCCTCGGTGCGCCCTTCCTCGGGATCCGCTTCGGGTTCCCGGACGACCGGGTGTTGCCGCCGACGGCGTCATCGCATGCGATCCAGCAGGAGATCCGGGACGACTTCGCGCAGAACATGTCCGCGTCGGTCACGGTCGTCGCGTCCGGGCTTCCCGATGGCCCGACGCTGGCCGGATACACCGCCGCGCTGTCCGAGGTCGAGCAGGTGGATTCGGCGTCGTCGTCGGCGGGCACATTCGTCGACGGTCGACAGGTGGGCCCCGGGGACCCGGCGAACACCCGCGGCACCACCTCACTCATCTCGGTGTCCACCGATCTCGAGCCGATGCGTGACGAGGGGCTCGCCCAACTCGACCGGATGCGCGCCGTCGCGGTCCCGGCCGGTGTCGGTGTCCTGTTCACCGGGCTGGCGGCGACCAACCAGGACACGGTGAACGCCATCTACGACCACCTGCCGTGGGTTCTGACGATGATCGCGCTCGCGACCTTCGTCCTCCTGTTCCTGTTCACCGGCAGCGTGGTGTTGCCGCTCAAGGCCCTTGTCCTCAACGTGCTCTCGCTGTCCGCGACCTTCGGTGCGATGGTCTGGTTCTTCCAGGACGGGCATCTCGGCGGGCTCGGCACCACCGCGACCGGATACCTGGTGGCCACCATCCCGGTCTTGATGTTCTGCATCGCGTTCGGGTTGTCGATGGACTACGAGGTGTTCCTGCTCGGCCGAATCCGCGAGGAATGGCTCGACTCCGACGGCAGCAGGGAAGGGAGCGATCACGCCGTGGCGGTGGGCATCGCACGAACCGGCAGGGTGGTCACCGCCGCGGCGCTGCTGATGAGCATCGTGTTCGCGGGGATCGCGGCGTCGGAGGTGTCGTTCATGAGAATGTTCGGGGTGGGACTGACCCTGGCCGTCCTGATGGACGCCACCCTGATCCGCATGCTGCTGGTCCCGGCGTTCATGCGCCTCGCCGGGCGTGCGAACTGGTGGGCGCCGGGACCCCTCCGACGACTCCACGATCGCATCGGACTGTCGGAGTCGATCAGCACCCGACCATCCGTTCCGGCCCCGGCCGGAACCTCAGTCGACGAGGAGAGCCGTGTCGAGCACGACGAGACGGACCAGGTCGCCCCGCGGTTCCGGTGA
- a CDS encoding oxygenase MpaB family protein, with amino-acid sequence MDAASITGARNWDAVAERHPEVVARLEDGLARSDEVADAVIAEMHERRIGWTQLLAMVGNDPDDPDDPDDPAMPPALGALIRSASTPPAWFDPSLAEAGARAWWRFGTLQSSTLYQSLIYGYKAQGFVRPLAATGRLGEGTLERVQNTARWVAEATTPGSMRPGAPGWVATIRIRLLHALIRDHLLRDRAGSGDVWDVDAWGVPINQTYSALTISGGFLVLPLTIARDLGIRYSSAERAAITHLWRWIGWVIGVDDERLPADFAAARELFTIAAEFELEPDAVSKRLTHALLRDGYDLRDAIPLPGPVVTMMGVVIKPVLSTSFSSISTRWMEESAAGALGLRRTPLHHLVDVARPAVRLREVLRATGLLGSERAVVRRELRTVRRGLGLPDAGNDQLTAVG; translated from the coding sequence ATGGATGCCGCGTCGATCACCGGTGCGCGTAATTGGGATGCCGTCGCCGAGCGTCACCCCGAGGTCGTCGCACGCCTGGAGGACGGACTCGCGCGCTCCGACGAAGTCGCCGACGCGGTGATCGCCGAGATGCACGAGCGGCGGATCGGCTGGACGCAACTGTTGGCGATGGTCGGCAACGACCCCGACGACCCCGACGACCCCGACGACCCGGCGATGCCGCCGGCGCTCGGTGCGCTGATCCGATCGGCGAGCACGCCACCGGCATGGTTCGACCCGTCGCTCGCCGAGGCCGGCGCCCGGGCGTGGTGGCGATTCGGCACACTGCAGTCGTCGACGCTCTATCAATCTCTGATCTACGGATACAAGGCCCAGGGATTCGTCCGTCCGCTCGCCGCCACCGGGCGGCTCGGGGAGGGCACCCTCGAACGTGTGCAGAACACGGCGCGGTGGGTCGCGGAGGCGACCACTCCGGGCTCGATGCGGCCGGGTGCGCCCGGCTGGGTCGCCACGATACGTATCCGATTGCTCCACGCACTGATCCGCGATCACCTCCTCCGGGACCGTGCCGGCTCCGGCGACGTCTGGGACGTCGACGCCTGGGGCGTGCCGATCAACCAGACGTACTCGGCGCTGACGATCAGCGGCGGTTTCCTGGTGTTGCCGCTGACCATCGCCCGCGATCTCGGCATCCGGTACAGCAGTGCCGAGCGGGCGGCGATCACGCACCTGTGGCGCTGGATCGGTTGGGTGATCGGTGTCGACGACGAGCGTCTGCCCGCCGACTTCGCCGCTGCACGTGAACTGTTCACGATCGCCGCCGAGTTCGAACTCGAGCCGGACGCCGTGTCGAAACGCCTGACGCACGCCCTGTTGCGAGACGGCTACGACCTGCGGGATGCGATCCCGCTGCCGGGGCCCGTGGTCACGATGATGGGCGTGGTCATCAAACCCGTTCTCTCCACGTCGTTCTCGTCGATCAGCACCCGCTGGATGGAGGAGTCCGCGGCGGGTGCGCTGGGTCTGCGGCGCACGCCGCTCCATCACCTCGTCGACGTCGCCCGCCCGGCGGTGCGGCTGAGGGAGGTGCTGCGGGCGACGGGTCTGCTGGGGTCGGAGCGTGCCGTCGTCCGTCGTGAGTTGCGCACGGTCCGTCGTGGTCTGGGCCTGCCCGACGCCGGGAACGATCAATTGACCGCTGTTGGTTAA
- a CDS encoding phosphotransferase family protein, translated as MPNNDSLNANEVARPTSSRRDPDWLRGRLADWLPTVVGAPATITRLEIPSANGMSSETIVVDAEWEGVAHPLVVRVAPMPESDPVFPSYDLDRQFAIIGHVASSTYVALPSLYWSEPDPARLGAPFFVMGRVDGLVPPDVMPYTFGSWVTEAGAEQRATLAEKTIETLAMIHSAPPPMESLDLPAPGETPLRAHVRRLREFYTWASAGRAGSGLIERGFAWVDAHFPVESDAVLTWGDARIGNVIYQDFTPAAVLDWEMAAYGPRELDVAWLIFLHRFFQDLAEMAGLPGLPDFLRRDDVAEAYRRTSGHEPRDLDFYTTYAALIHAVVMFRIQSRAIHFGQAEEPADTDDMILHRATLEAMLAGTYWEKVR; from the coding sequence ATGCCGAACAACGATTCCCTGAACGCCAACGAGGTCGCGCGGCCCACGTCGTCGCGACGCGACCCCGACTGGCTCCGCGGCCGACTCGCCGATTGGCTGCCGACCGTTGTCGGCGCCCCGGCCACCATCACCCGCCTCGAGATCCCGTCGGCCAACGGGATGTCGAGCGAGACCATCGTGGTCGACGCCGAATGGGAGGGCGTCGCGCATCCACTCGTCGTCCGGGTGGCGCCGATGCCGGAGAGCGACCCGGTGTTCCCCAGCTACGATCTCGATCGTCAGTTCGCGATCATCGGCCACGTCGCGTCGAGCACCTACGTCGCGCTACCGTCCCTCTACTGGTCCGAGCCCGACCCTGCGCGTCTGGGTGCGCCGTTCTTCGTCATGGGACGTGTCGACGGGCTGGTTCCACCGGACGTGATGCCCTACACCTTCGGATCCTGGGTCACCGAGGCCGGTGCCGAGCAACGGGCCACGCTGGCAGAGAAGACGATCGAGACCCTCGCGATGATCCATTCCGCGCCGCCCCCGATGGAATCCCTCGACCTGCCGGCCCCCGGCGAGACACCCTTGCGGGCGCACGTCCGACGACTGCGCGAGTTCTACACGTGGGCCAGTGCGGGGCGAGCCGGCTCCGGCCTGATCGAGCGCGGATTCGCCTGGGTGGACGCGCATTTCCCCGTCGAGTCGGATGCGGTACTGACCTGGGGCGACGCCCGCATCGGGAATGTGATCTACCAGGACTTCACACCCGCGGCGGTGCTCGATTGGGAGATGGCGGCCTACGGTCCGCGCGAGCTGGACGTCGCATGGCTCATCTTCCTGCACCGGTTCTTCCAGGACCTCGCCGAGATGGCCGGCCTGCCCGGATTGCCCGATTTCCTACGGCGCGACGACGTCGCCGAGGCCTACCGGCGCACGTCGGGCCACGAACCTCGCGACCTCGATTTCTACACCACCTACGCAGCCCTCATCCACGCGGTGGTGATGTTCCGTATCCAGTCACGCGCAATCCATTTCGGTCAGGCGGAGGAACCCGCCGACACCGACGACATGATCCTGCATCGGGCCACACTCGAGGCGATGCTCGCCGGGACGTACTGGGAGAAGGTGCGATAG
- a CDS encoding phospholipase C, whose product MSNTPFAGLSRREFLTRVGAAGGGALLTSWAAPIIDNAYASADPAGTGSLEDIEHIVLFMQENRSFDHYFGTYSGVRGFGEQSAAWKQRGWAPGVGPTRRGHTLPFRLDTAHDANLDGECINDPDHSWEGMHQAWNRGRNDGWLPMSIRSVGPANAPALMGYYEREDIPVHRSLAEAFTLCDNYHCSVLGPTDPNRLYWMSANLDPGGTHGGPLLETPTLIPKFVYTWRTMPENLRDAGVSWKIYNNRDLGPVSSVVLDGMMGCFKQAQNPNSELARRGIAPTYPTDFAADVAADRLPKVSWVIPSALNCEHPALPAALGAVGIVELLDILTSNRKVWEKTALIISYDENGGFFDHVTPPTPPPGTPGEFVSVPDITKVSASKGIRGPIGLGYRVPCFVISPYSRGGLVASETFDHTSQLRLIEERFGVDVPNLTPWRRGVVGDMTSTFDFARRPNPARPRFGDPLPGAQNALIQCGPNVAAGTLGRGRPYPVPPNRMPRQQPGSRRAPSGVVAAAEPGGGAS is encoded by the coding sequence ATGTCGAACACACCGTTTGCCGGTCTGTCCCGTCGCGAGTTCCTCACCCGGGTGGGTGCTGCCGGTGGTGGGGCGCTCCTGACGTCGTGGGCCGCGCCGATCATCGACAACGCCTATGCCTCCGCTGATCCGGCCGGTACCGGGTCGCTCGAGGACATCGAGCACATCGTCCTGTTCATGCAGGAGAACCGCTCGTTCGACCACTACTTCGGAACCTATTCCGGCGTCCGCGGATTCGGAGAGCAATCGGCAGCATGGAAGCAGCGTGGCTGGGCGCCAGGAGTCGGCCCCACCCGCCGCGGCCACACCCTGCCGTTCCGGCTCGACACCGCCCACGATGCCAATCTCGACGGCGAGTGCATCAACGACCCCGACCATTCGTGGGAGGGCATGCATCAGGCGTGGAACCGGGGGCGCAACGACGGTTGGCTCCCGATGTCGATCCGGTCGGTGGGGCCCGCCAACGCCCCCGCGCTGATGGGTTACTACGAACGCGAGGACATCCCCGTCCACCGGTCGCTGGCCGAGGCGTTCACGCTCTGCGACAACTACCACTGCTCCGTTCTCGGCCCCACCGACCCCAACCGTCTGTACTGGATGAGCGCCAACCTCGACCCGGGCGGCACCCATGGCGGGCCACTGCTCGAAACCCCCACGCTGATACCCAAATTCGTGTACACCTGGCGCACCATGCCGGAGAATCTCCGCGACGCCGGGGTGAGCTGGAAGATCTACAACAACCGCGACCTCGGGCCGGTGTCCAGTGTGGTCCTCGACGGCATGATGGGCTGTTTCAAGCAGGCCCAGAACCCGAACTCCGAGCTGGCCCGGCGTGGGATCGCACCGACCTACCCGACCGATTTCGCCGCAGATGTGGCCGCCGACCGGCTGCCGAAGGTGTCCTGGGTGATCCCGTCGGCACTGAACTGCGAGCATCCCGCGCTGCCCGCCGCGCTCGGTGCCGTGGGTATCGTCGAACTCCTCGACATCCTCACGTCCAATCGCAAGGTGTGGGAGAAGACCGCATTGATCATCTCCTACGACGAGAACGGCGGATTCTTCGACCACGTGACGCCGCCGACCCCGCCGCCGGGTACCCCAGGCGAGTTCGTCAGCGTGCCCGACATCACCAAGGTCTCGGCATCCAAAGGCATCCGCGGTCCGATCGGGCTCGGCTACCGGGTGCCCTGCTTCGTGATCTCCCCGTACAGCAGAGGCGGGCTGGTGGCCTCCGAGACGTTCGACCACACATCACAGCTCCGCCTCATCGAGGAGCGCTTCGGCGTCGACGTGCCCAACCTCACGCCGTGGCGTCGCGGGGTCGTCGGGGACATGACCTCCACGTTCGACTTCGCGCGCCGACCGAATCCGGCGCGGCCACGTTTCGGCGATCCCCTCCCGGGCGCCCAGAACGCCCTGATCCAGTGCGGACCGAATGTCGCCGCGGGCACTCTCGGCAGGGGTCGGCCGTACCCGGTGCCGCCCAACCGGATGCCGCGCCAGCAGCCCGGGAGCCGACGGGCGCCCAGCGGGGTCGTCGCCGCGGCAGAACCCGGCGGCGGGGCATCCTGA